A genomic window from Diorhabda sublineata isolate icDioSubl1.1 chromosome 8, icDioSubl1.1, whole genome shotgun sequence includes:
- the LOC130447207 gene encoding tight junction protein ZO-1-like isoform X2 has protein sequence MDNLANNLGINLPEERGWEYKQISVTRVPGYGFGIAVSGGRDNPHFASGDPSIAVSDVLASGPAERLLQVNDRIISVNGISLQNVDYATAVQVLRDSGDTVMLVIKRRTIQHSHAHSASFNGPQLTSLANNSLTAKVTLTKNSKKEDFGIVLGCKLFVKEISTKARDQLLNSNQLLEIGDFVTKLNNTNCNDMMSLKEAKKIIDGSKDKLQITVAREFGFNSNGSHQAQSSISTTGAVNNFYKGDDFLTSGHQSYSNQNLYVQPPTRNPNLNQNGGFEEKLDQNSGPNSLPDEKSNLAPRGRSRGPLSEANLNQLENRNSISGYGLLKGRDEPPRPPPPRTEDYYSSRRQMFEDDPIIQKTKQPIPDARFITFLKEGSVGIRLTGGNFAGIFVTAVQPGSPASLQGLQPGDKILKVNDMDMGGVTREEAVLFLLSLQDRIELIVQFCKEEYDSIVASQKGDSFYIKTHFHYDNPAKGEMPFRSGDVFHVIDTLYNGVVGCWQVFRIGRNNQQVQKGIIPNKSRAEELATAQFNATKKEMSANESRGSFFKRRRSSNRRSKSLGKEHWDDLLFSDTVSKFPAYERVVLKHPGFTRPVIMFGPIADVARDKLLKDFPDKFISPQLDTSEVNSKSSKSLSNANIIRLSAIRDAISTGKHALLDITPNAVERLNYAQMYPIVVFFKAETKIVVKQLRQGLPKSAHKSSKKLLEQCQKLDKVWSHIFSAMITLNDNTDTWYRKVREIIDKQQTGALWMSESKPEESLSDDFLFPMSSLRLSYASSPESDLEHSPGPPTSPTLTGTGAGRLTKASSDPSVVMPDSSTTDVLPPYQPNYDARYGFNNQDQQPQSSDTQLTPTDSPLVKEAPYALSNPDIPIGIDQQNPYGKTINYNDKSTTLYTSESYQKPDYTTKIPDPRHDLYASPERKSDFNGDKSMQHKRQASTLHGGYNHKSHGVEQSPSKEGLYGQVPDLPPRVDRAVKPMGLLTTSNKIPNGRSAHERLFGTKAISHGDNSDPNANETNNFNAKAGSLERSQNSKSDSLSSYDSYNKQATTRIGPNAHDDLKTTLSKIDSNTSAIPNIQNSPSKYNTGPRWVGSKMDLKYGLPTVEQLDNSPRNSRELGKDSPMDPASPRGSVERDIYRYSKSPAKQNIPGKSLIETKTDYGKYSRNNSHPHQPPPEYTRGSHQDLRESNLSIHQQSPLRSHNGYDPGPPNGNAYKPIPPPKPKNYKPPYKQQTGYGSDILVQTPPVYHGKSHSNPVDQRNQNMNLSPHHNHNYYYNTPPHHNYHHPADPNTRYPPGPGGGGLYELAPPYQESPRRHTSISYASRSEITPIAQHHDGSYGEVLETRPPIVDLQGSREQRGSAFELYRKPVGHNVRGMVERPAFYGSQPNIAQKLNRCSSSATNSPKITPKLTKTQSFKHQKSEGFTPKLFRKLSFTKKNNNRESTPKTNKKFLPLHTMTENVDENRIMQDINRNARDMRPSKRDVTSATVGHNGGTLINDYWGVSLQVPPGAIPEGEERLIYFVISDPRLCENTPPLDLDNGETMLSPLVMCGPQGTEFMKPVILNIPHYANTLPSLGISLKATDSEQDIHTDWDNILLPSNHAANSVAVKVDHF, from the exons GAAAGAGGTTGGGAGTATAAACAGATAAGCGTGACGAGGGTGCCGGGTTATGGATTCGGGATAGCGGTTTCCGGTGGTAGAGATAATCCCCATTTCGCATCGGGCGATCCTAGTATAGCGGTCAGCGACGTCCTCGCATCAGGTCCAGCCGAAAGGCTGTTGCA AGTCAACGATCGGATAATATCAGTAAACGGAATTTCCCTTCAAAATGTGGATTACGCTACAGCCGTTCAAGTCCTCAGGGATTCCGGGGATACTGTCATGTTGGTGATAAAAAGAAGAACGATTCAACACAGTCACGCGCACAGTGCATCTTTCAATGGTCCACAATTGACTTCTTTAGCAAACAATTCGCTTACCGCCAAAGTTACGTtgacaaaaaattccaaaaaagaaG ATTTCGGTATAGTGCTCGGTTGCAAGTTATTCGTAAAAGAAATATCGACGAAAGCGAGAGATCAGTTGTTGAATTCGAATCAATTATTGGAAATCGGCGATTTCGTAACGAAGTTGAATAATACAAATTGCAACGATATGATGTCGTTGAAGGAAGCGAAAAAAATCATCGACGGTTCGAAGGATAAATTACAGATAACCGTAGCTAGAGAATTCGGATTCAATTCCAACGGATCCCATCAAGCGCAAAGTTCCATCAGTACCACGGGAGcggttaataatttttataagggCGACGATTTTTTAACTTCCGGTCATCAAAGTTATTCCAATCAAAATCTGTACGTCCAACCGCCCACCAGAAACCCCAATTTGAATCAAAACGGAGGGTTCGAAGAGAAATTGGACCAGAACAGTGGCCCCAATTCTCTTCCGGATGAAAAGAGCAATCTTGCGCCGAGAGGTCGATCCAGAGGACCGCTTTCCGAAGCTAACCTCAATCAGCTGGAAAACAGAAACAGTATTTCCGGATACGGATTGTTGAAAGGTAGAGACGAACCGCCCAGACCGCCTCCCCCAAGAACAGAAG ATTATTACAGTAGCCGTAGGCAGATGTTTGAAGATGATCCGATTATTCAGAAGACGAAACAGCCCAT ACCCGATGCGCGTTTCATCACGTTCCTCAAAGAGGGGTCTGTGGGTATAAGATTGACGGGAGGCAATTTCGCCGGCATCTTCGTAACCGCCGTCCAACCCGGCAGTCCGGCATCTTTGCAGGGTCTACAACCGGGAGATAAGATATTGAAG GTAAATGATATGGACATGGGGGGAGTGACGCGCGAAGAAGCCGTCCTGTTTTTGTTGAGCCTTCAAGATCGAATCGAACTCATCGTGCAATTTTGCAAAGAGGAATACGACAGTATAGTGGCGTCCCAAAAAGGCGACAGTTTTTACATAAAAACCCATTTCCATTACGACAACCCCGCCAAGGGCGAAATGCCCTTCAGATCCGGCGACGTTTTCCACGTTATCGACACCCTGTACAACGGCGTCGTCGGTTGTTGGCAAGTCTTCAGGATAGGTCGCAACAACCAACAAGTCCAAAAGGGCATCATCCCGAACAAGTCGCGCGCCGAAGAATTAGCCACCGCTCAATTCAACGCCACGAAAAAAGAAATGTCCGCCAACGAATCCAGAGGGAGCTTCTTCAAAAGACGAAGAAGCTCGAACAGGCGATCGAAAAGTTTGGGAAAAGAACATTGGGACGATCTACTTTTCTCGGATACGGTATCCAAATTTCCCGCCTACGAGAGGGTCGTTCTCAAACATCCCGGTTTCACCAGACCCGTCATCATGTTCGGACCGATCGCCGATGTCGCCAGAGACAAATTGCTCAAAGATTTTCCCGATAAATTCATTTCGCCAC aattGGATACGTCCGAGGTGAACAGTAAATCGAGTAAATCCTTATCGAATGCCAATATAATCAGATTATCCGCCATACGAGACGCCATATCGACGGGGAAACACGCGCTGCTCGATATAACACCGAACGCCGTCGAAAGATTGAATTACGCTCAAATGTACCCCATAGTTGTATTCTTCAAAGCTGAAACGAAAATCGTCGTCAAACAACTGCGACAGGGGCTACCCAA GTCGGCTCATAAAAGTTCGAAGAAACTTTTGGAACAATGTCAAAAATTGGACAAAGTTTGGAGTCATATTTTCAGTGCCATGATAACCCTTAACGACAACACCGACACGTGGTACAGAAAAGTTCGTGAAATAATCGACAAACAACAAACTGGAGCCTTGTGGATGTCGGAAAGCAAG CCCGAAGAATCTCTGTCGGACGATTTCCTATTTCCGATGTCTTCATTGCGGCTTTCGTACGCCAGTTCCCCGGAAAGCGATCTGGAACACAGTCCCGGGCCACCGACTTCCCCAACTTTAACCGGAACTGGTGCTGGTAGATTAACTAAAGCTAGTTCGGATCCCAGTGTTGTTATGCCAGATAGCAGCACTACAGACGTTCTACCTCCATATCaa cCTAATTACGATGCCAGGTACGGTTTTAATAATCAAGATCAACAACCGCAGTCTTCGGATACCCAACTCACCCCCACCGATTCGCCTTTGGTTAAAGAAGCGCCGTACGCCCTTTCCAATCCCGATATTCCCATTGGAATCGATCAACAGAATCCCTATGGGAAAACCATCAACTATAACGATAAGAGTACCACCCTATATACCAGCGAGTCTTATCAAAAACCGgattatacaacaaaaattccTGATCCCAGACACGATTTGTACGCCTCGCCTGAAAGAAA gaGCGATTTCAATGGAGACAAATCGATGCAACATAAACGACAAGCCAGTACCCTCCACGGTGGTTACAACCACAAGAGTCACGGTGTCGAGCAGAGTCCATCCAAAGAAGGACTTTACGGTCAAGTACCGGATTTACCTCCTCGTGTAGATAGAGCCGTGAAACCGATGGGGTTATTGACGACATCTAATAAAATTCCGAACGG acGATCTGCCCACGAACGTTTGTTCGGTACAAAAGCGATTTCCCACGGCGACAATTCGGACCCGAATGCCAACGAAACCAACAACTTTAACGCCAAAGCGGGTTCGTTGGAAAGAAGTCAAAACTCAAAATCG gattCCCTATCGAGCTACGATTCTTACAATAAACAAGCCACCACGAGGATAGGACCCAACGCCCACGACGATCTCAAAACTAcattgtcaaaaatcgattcaaacACCAGCGCCATTCCAAACATCCAAAATAGTCCATCGAAATATAACACAGGACCCAGATGGGTAGGATCCAAGATGGATCTCAAATACGGTTTACCCACCGTCGAACAATTAGATAATAGTCCTCGAAATTCCAGGGAATTGGGAAAAGATAGTCCCATGGACCCGGCGAGTCCTCGAGGATCCGTCGAAAGGGATATTTACAG atattccAAGTCCCCGGCCAAACAGAACATTCCCggaaagtctttaatcgaaactAAAACCGATTACGGTAAATATAG TCGAAATAATTCCCACCCACACCAACCGCCGCCGGAATACACCCGCGGCTCCCATCAAGATTTAAGAGAATCCAACCTCAGTATCCATCAACAATCACCGTTAAGAAGTCACAACGGTTACGATCCCGGTCCCCCGAACGGAAACGCCTACAAGCCGATACCGCCGCCCAAACCGAAAAATTACAAACCGCCTTACAAACAGCAAACCGGATACGGAAGTGACATCCTGGTACAAACGCCGCCGGTGTATCACGGGAAAAGTCACAGCAATCCAGTC gaTCAACGGAACCAAAATATGAATCTATCGCCTCACCATAACCACAACTATTATTACAACACCCCTCCTCATCACAATTACCACCACCCGGCTGATCCTAACACGCGATATCCTCCGGGACCTGGCGGCGGAGGACTCTACGAACTAGCTCCACCGTATCAAGAATCACCGAGACGTCATACGAGCATTTCCTACGCCAGTCGGAGTGAAATTACTCCCATAGCTCAACACCACGACGGTTCGTATGGAGAAGTTTTGGAAACCAGACCGCCCATCGTGGATCTGCAAGGTTCGAGAGAACAAAGAGGATCGGCATTCGAATTATACAGGAAGCCCGTTGGGCATAACGTGAG gGGTATGGTGGAGCGGCCTGCTTTTTACGGATCGCAGCCTAACATAGCTCAAAAATTAAACAGGTGTTCTTCATCCGCTACTAACTCACCAAAAATAACACCCaaactaacaaaaacacaaTCGTTCAAACATCAGAAGAGCGAAGGTTTCACGccgaaattatttcgaaaattgtcGTTCACGAAGAAGAATAACAACCGAGAAAGTACGCCgaaaacgaacaaaaaattCCTTCCTCTGCACACGATGACTGAGAACGTCGACGAAAATCGAATAATGCAGGACATCAACAGAAATGCTAG GGATATGAGACCGAGTAAAAGAGACGTCACTTCGGCGACAGTCGGTCACAATGGAGGTACTTTGATCAACGATTATTGGGGGGTTAGTCTGCAAGTACCCCCCGGTGCTATACCCGAAGGAGAAGAACGTCTAATCTATTTTGTCATTTCTGATCCCAGATTATGCGAAAATACTCCTCCATTAGATCTAGATAACG GTGAAACTATGCTGTCTCCTTTGGTGATGTGTGGACCACAAG GTACTGAGTTTATGAAACCTGTGATTCTGAATATCCCTCATTACGCCAACACCCTTCCGAGTTTAGGAATAAGTTTAAAAGCCACCGATTCGGAGCAAGACATCCATACAGATTGGGACAACATTTTGCTTCCCAGTAATCACGCAGCCAACAGCGTTGCTGTTAAAGttgatcatttttaa
- the LOC130447207 gene encoding uncharacterized protein LOC130447207 isoform X4 translates to MDNLANNLGINLPEERGWEYKQISVTRVPGYGFGIAVSGGRDNPHFASGDPSIAVSDVLASGPAERLLQVNDRIISVNGISLQNVDYATAVQVLRDSGDTVMLVIKRRTIQHSHAHSASFNGPQLTSLANNSLTAKVTLTKNSKKEDFGIVLGCKLFVKEISTKARDQLLNSNQLLEIGDFVTKLNNTNCNDMMSLKEAKKIIDGSKDKLQITVAREFGFNSNGSHQAQSSISTTGAVNNFYKGDDFLTSGHQSYSNQNLYVQPPTRNPNLNQNGGFEEKLDQNSGPNSLPDEKSNLAPRGRSRGPLSEANLNQLENRNSISGYGLLKGRDEPPRPPPPRTEDYYSSRRQMFEDDPIIQKTKQPIPDARFITFLKEGSVGIRLTGGNFAGIFVTAVQPGSPASLQGLQPGDKILKVNDMDMGGVTREEAVLFLLSLQDRIELIVQFCKEEYDSIVASQKGDSFYIKTHFHYDNPAKGEMPFRSGDVFHVIDTLYNGVVGCWQVFRIGRNNQQVQKGIIPNKSRAEELATAQFNATKKEMSANESRGSFFKRRRSSNRRSKSLGKEHWDDLLFSDTVSKFPAYERVVLKHPGFTRPVIMFGPIADVARDKLLKDFPDKFISPQLDTSEVNSKSSKSLSNANIIRLSAIRDAISTGKHALLDITPNAVERLNYAQMYPIVVFFKAETKIVVKQLRQGLPKSAHKSSKKLLEQCQKLDKVWSHIFSAMITLNDNTDTWYRKVREIIDKQQTGALWMSESKVQDFYSDIFYPTIYLQPHIIAPRTNSLPHRHRQSRSRSRKSALSMYNSPQFIHRTTPSYYPPENFFFSHLSRISSQNSILPEAQQNPEESLSDDFLFPMSSLRLSYASSPESDLEHSPGPPTSPTLTGTGAGRLTKASSDPSVVMPDSSTTDVLPPYQPNYDARYGFNNQDQQPQSSDTQLTPTDSPLVKEAPYALSNPDIPIGIDQQNPYGKTINYNDKSTTLYTSESYQKPDYTTKIPDPRHDLYASPERKSDFNGDKSMQHKRQASTLHGGYNHKSHGVEQSPSKEGLYGQVPDLPPRVDRAVKPMGLLTTSNKIPNGRSAHERLFGTKAISHGDNSDPNANETNNFNAKAGSLERSQNSKSDSLSSYDSYNKQATTRIGPNAHDDLKTTLSKIDSNTSAIPNIQNSPSKYNTGPRWVGSKMDLKYGLPTVEQLDNSPRNSRELGKDSPMDPASPRGSVERDIYRYSKSPAKQNIPGKSLIETKTDYGKYSRNNSHPHQPPPEYTRGSHQDLRESNLSIHQQSPLRSHNGYDPGPPNGNAYKPIPPPKPKNYKPPYKQQTGYGSDILVQTPPVYHGKSHSNPVDQRNQNMNLSPHHNHNYYYNTPPHHNYHHPADPNTRYPPGPGGGGLYELAPPYQESPRRHTSISYASRSEITPIAQHHDGSYGEVLETRPPIVDLQGSREQRGSAFELYRKPVGHNVR, encoded by the exons GAAAGAGGTTGGGAGTATAAACAGATAAGCGTGACGAGGGTGCCGGGTTATGGATTCGGGATAGCGGTTTCCGGTGGTAGAGATAATCCCCATTTCGCATCGGGCGATCCTAGTATAGCGGTCAGCGACGTCCTCGCATCAGGTCCAGCCGAAAGGCTGTTGCA AGTCAACGATCGGATAATATCAGTAAACGGAATTTCCCTTCAAAATGTGGATTACGCTACAGCCGTTCAAGTCCTCAGGGATTCCGGGGATACTGTCATGTTGGTGATAAAAAGAAGAACGATTCAACACAGTCACGCGCACAGTGCATCTTTCAATGGTCCACAATTGACTTCTTTAGCAAACAATTCGCTTACCGCCAAAGTTACGTtgacaaaaaattccaaaaaagaaG ATTTCGGTATAGTGCTCGGTTGCAAGTTATTCGTAAAAGAAATATCGACGAAAGCGAGAGATCAGTTGTTGAATTCGAATCAATTATTGGAAATCGGCGATTTCGTAACGAAGTTGAATAATACAAATTGCAACGATATGATGTCGTTGAAGGAAGCGAAAAAAATCATCGACGGTTCGAAGGATAAATTACAGATAACCGTAGCTAGAGAATTCGGATTCAATTCCAACGGATCCCATCAAGCGCAAAGTTCCATCAGTACCACGGGAGcggttaataatttttataagggCGACGATTTTTTAACTTCCGGTCATCAAAGTTATTCCAATCAAAATCTGTACGTCCAACCGCCCACCAGAAACCCCAATTTGAATCAAAACGGAGGGTTCGAAGAGAAATTGGACCAGAACAGTGGCCCCAATTCTCTTCCGGATGAAAAGAGCAATCTTGCGCCGAGAGGTCGATCCAGAGGACCGCTTTCCGAAGCTAACCTCAATCAGCTGGAAAACAGAAACAGTATTTCCGGATACGGATTGTTGAAAGGTAGAGACGAACCGCCCAGACCGCCTCCCCCAAGAACAGAAG ATTATTACAGTAGCCGTAGGCAGATGTTTGAAGATGATCCGATTATTCAGAAGACGAAACAGCCCAT ACCCGATGCGCGTTTCATCACGTTCCTCAAAGAGGGGTCTGTGGGTATAAGATTGACGGGAGGCAATTTCGCCGGCATCTTCGTAACCGCCGTCCAACCCGGCAGTCCGGCATCTTTGCAGGGTCTACAACCGGGAGATAAGATATTGAAG GTAAATGATATGGACATGGGGGGAGTGACGCGCGAAGAAGCCGTCCTGTTTTTGTTGAGCCTTCAAGATCGAATCGAACTCATCGTGCAATTTTGCAAAGAGGAATACGACAGTATAGTGGCGTCCCAAAAAGGCGACAGTTTTTACATAAAAACCCATTTCCATTACGACAACCCCGCCAAGGGCGAAATGCCCTTCAGATCCGGCGACGTTTTCCACGTTATCGACACCCTGTACAACGGCGTCGTCGGTTGTTGGCAAGTCTTCAGGATAGGTCGCAACAACCAACAAGTCCAAAAGGGCATCATCCCGAACAAGTCGCGCGCCGAAGAATTAGCCACCGCTCAATTCAACGCCACGAAAAAAGAAATGTCCGCCAACGAATCCAGAGGGAGCTTCTTCAAAAGACGAAGAAGCTCGAACAGGCGATCGAAAAGTTTGGGAAAAGAACATTGGGACGATCTACTTTTCTCGGATACGGTATCCAAATTTCCCGCCTACGAGAGGGTCGTTCTCAAACATCCCGGTTTCACCAGACCCGTCATCATGTTCGGACCGATCGCCGATGTCGCCAGAGACAAATTGCTCAAAGATTTTCCCGATAAATTCATTTCGCCAC aattGGATACGTCCGAGGTGAACAGTAAATCGAGTAAATCCTTATCGAATGCCAATATAATCAGATTATCCGCCATACGAGACGCCATATCGACGGGGAAACACGCGCTGCTCGATATAACACCGAACGCCGTCGAAAGATTGAATTACGCTCAAATGTACCCCATAGTTGTATTCTTCAAAGCTGAAACGAAAATCGTCGTCAAACAACTGCGACAGGGGCTACCCAA GTCGGCTCATAAAAGTTCGAAGAAACTTTTGGAACAATGTCAAAAATTGGACAAAGTTTGGAGTCATATTTTCAGTGCCATGATAACCCTTAACGACAACACCGACACGTGGTACAGAAAAGTTCGTGAAATAATCGACAAACAACAAACTGGAGCCTTGTGGATGTCGGAAAGCAAG GTGCAAGACTTCTATTCCGACATATTTTACCCTACTATATACCTTCAACCGCATATTATCGCACCCCGTACGAATTCCTTACCGCATCGACACCGACAATCGAGAAGTCGTTCGAGAAAATCCGCCCTATCCATGTATAATTCACCCCAATTCATCCACCGCACCACCCCGTCTTACTACCCCCCcgaaaatttcttcttctcccACCTGTCGAGAATATCCAGTCAGAATAGCATTTTGCCGGAAGCGCAACAAAAT CCCGAAGAATCTCTGTCGGACGATTTCCTATTTCCGATGTCTTCATTGCGGCTTTCGTACGCCAGTTCCCCGGAAAGCGATCTGGAACACAGTCCCGGGCCACCGACTTCCCCAACTTTAACCGGAACTGGTGCTGGTAGATTAACTAAAGCTAGTTCGGATCCCAGTGTTGTTATGCCAGATAGCAGCACTACAGACGTTCTACCTCCATATCaa cCTAATTACGATGCCAGGTACGGTTTTAATAATCAAGATCAACAACCGCAGTCTTCGGATACCCAACTCACCCCCACCGATTCGCCTTTGGTTAAAGAAGCGCCGTACGCCCTTTCCAATCCCGATATTCCCATTGGAATCGATCAACAGAATCCCTATGGGAAAACCATCAACTATAACGATAAGAGTACCACCCTATATACCAGCGAGTCTTATCAAAAACCGgattatacaacaaaaattccTGATCCCAGACACGATTTGTACGCCTCGCCTGAAAGAAA gaGCGATTTCAATGGAGACAAATCGATGCAACATAAACGACAAGCCAGTACCCTCCACGGTGGTTACAACCACAAGAGTCACGGTGTCGAGCAGAGTCCATCCAAAGAAGGACTTTACGGTCAAGTACCGGATTTACCTCCTCGTGTAGATAGAGCCGTGAAACCGATGGGGTTATTGACGACATCTAATAAAATTCCGAACGG acGATCTGCCCACGAACGTTTGTTCGGTACAAAAGCGATTTCCCACGGCGACAATTCGGACCCGAATGCCAACGAAACCAACAACTTTAACGCCAAAGCGGGTTCGTTGGAAAGAAGTCAAAACTCAAAATCG gattCCCTATCGAGCTACGATTCTTACAATAAACAAGCCACCACGAGGATAGGACCCAACGCCCACGACGATCTCAAAACTAcattgtcaaaaatcgattcaaacACCAGCGCCATTCCAAACATCCAAAATAGTCCATCGAAATATAACACAGGACCCAGATGGGTAGGATCCAAGATGGATCTCAAATACGGTTTACCCACCGTCGAACAATTAGATAATAGTCCTCGAAATTCCAGGGAATTGGGAAAAGATAGTCCCATGGACCCGGCGAGTCCTCGAGGATCCGTCGAAAGGGATATTTACAG atattccAAGTCCCCGGCCAAACAGAACATTCCCggaaagtctttaatcgaaactAAAACCGATTACGGTAAATATAG TCGAAATAATTCCCACCCACACCAACCGCCGCCGGAATACACCCGCGGCTCCCATCAAGATTTAAGAGAATCCAACCTCAGTATCCATCAACAATCACCGTTAAGAAGTCACAACGGTTACGATCCCGGTCCCCCGAACGGAAACGCCTACAAGCCGATACCGCCGCCCAAACCGAAAAATTACAAACCGCCTTACAAACAGCAAACCGGATACGGAAGTGACATCCTGGTACAAACGCCGCCGGTGTATCACGGGAAAAGTCACAGCAATCCAGTC gaTCAACGGAACCAAAATATGAATCTATCGCCTCACCATAACCACAACTATTATTACAACACCCCTCCTCATCACAATTACCACCACCCGGCTGATCCTAACACGCGATATCCTCCGGGACCTGGCGGCGGAGGACTCTACGAACTAGCTCCACCGTATCAAGAATCACCGAGACGTCATACGAGCATTTCCTACGCCAGTCGGAGTGAAATTACTCCCATAGCTCAACACCACGACGGTTCGTATGGAGAAGTTTTGGAAACCAGACCGCCCATCGTGGATCTGCAAGGTTCGAGAGAACAAAGAGGATCGGCATTCGAATTATACAGGAAGCCCGTTGGGCATAACGTGAG GTGA